From one Bombus affinis isolate iyBomAffi1 chromosome 9, iyBomAffi1.2, whole genome shotgun sequence genomic stretch:
- the LOC126919995 gene encoding uncharacterized protein LOC126919995, whose translation MDLLLFFLLSSTITSTYVQGYEKNNDPNDEPFLPIYPVYPYSPKLIKRGIEKDTVTQPSPELYAPKVDAKDSYSVSFSANHPRDPYNSNYNPYTKIPSSSTYAYYGPYTYPTSPYNTYNPYSSPYTVPPSSYSTMPYSSTYPNYYYQSPYYYADYYNRPLFPPPPLPPPAIDYSGEKYSDMESNGRNKDKKLGGDNNYRINDVQFVDGANYISANSKDLDSHSSTQKTSSFQNQLEQTNSILIKNIPIPLPKTTYRVISVAGQPVGPDYPLPASYVNAQQMEQLMNHHDLVKLLAQNLQHVPEYPARESTKNSAIITYDDQDNDSQRLNQNERSKNTRYVPVSNIIAKTGLSYVVNPTVLRKLNVGEATAQIAQTAKSQLKNIKYSSLAPDVYTGIEKPEEDQTESNEKYENYEKSSSQDIQDDYASDKQQQNYDINPVQSYQNQNYVTRQTPRGYNYQYTSYNPSQTTSQRQSQQYQNNLDNTNFGVKTKKA comes from the exons ATGGACTTGTTG CTATTCTTTCTACTGTCGTCGACGATTACGTCGACTTACGTTCAAGGATACGAAAAGAACAACGATCCAAATGACGAGCCCTTTCTACCGATATATCCGGTCTATCCCTACAGTcctaaattaattaaaagaggAATCGAGAAAGACACCGTTACGCAGCCATCTCCGGAATTATACGCGCCCAAAGTCGATGCCAAGGACTCTTATAGCGTCAGCTTCAGCGCTAATCACCCTCGAGATCCTTACAATTCTAATTACAACCCATATACCAAGATTCCTTCGTCATCTACTTACGCATACTACGGTCCATATACATACCCAACAAGTCCTTACAACACATATAATCCCTACTCGTCCCCGTACACGGTACCTCCGTCCTCTTATTCAACAATGCCTTACTCGTCCACCTATCCTAATTATTATTACCAATCTCCCTATTATTATGCCGATTACTATAACCGGCCATTATTTCCGCCACCACCATTACCACCACCTGCTATCGATTACTCTGGCGAGAAGTATTCCGATATGGAATCTAACGGCAGAAATAAAGACAAGAAACTCGGCGGTGATAACAACTACAGGATCAACGACGTTCAATTTGTCGATGGAGCCAACTACATTTCCGCAAATTCGAAGGATCTCGATAGTCATTCAAGCACGCAGAAAACGAGCAGTTTCCAGAATCAGTTGGAACAAACGAACAGCATCctgattaaaaatattccaaTTCCATTACCGAAAACCACCTACAGAGTAATCAGCGTTGCGGGACAACCGGTAGGTCCTGATTATCCTTTGCCAGCATCTTACGTGAATGCTCAGCAAATGGAACAGCTTATGAATCATCACGATTTGGTCAAGCTATTGGCTCAAAATTTGCAACATGTCCCTGAATATCCTGCACGTGAATCGACCAAAAATAGCGCGATCATTACGTACGATGATCAAGACAACGATTCACAACGCTTGAATCAAAACGAACGAAGCAAAAATACACGTTACGTTCCTGTTTCTAATATAATCGCTAAGACTGGTTTAAGTTACGTCGTAAATCCTACGGTTCTTAGGAAATTGAACGTTGGAGAAGCAACTGCTCAAATCGCACAGACAGCGAAATCTCAATTGAAAAACATAAAGTATTCATCCTTAGCCCCAGATGTGTACACAGGGATCGAGAAGCCCGAAGAAGATCAAACCGAGTCCAACGAGAAATACGAAAATTACGAGAAGTCGTCCTCTCAAGATATCCAAGACGATTACGCGTCTGATAAACAGCAgcagaattacgatataaatccGGTCCAGTCTTATCAGAATCAAAATTATGTCACGAGGCAAACGCCTCGTGGGTACAATTACCAGTATACCAGCTATAACCCATCGCAAACGACCTCTCAGCGGCAATCGCAGCAGTACCAGAATAATTTGGACAATACAAATTTCGGCGTTAAAACGAAAAAGGCGTAA
- the LOC126919994 gene encoding uncharacterized protein LOC126919994 isoform X1, which translates to MKFYLMLGLLCIGANGEKKINLEDIERDNLKVEGISKSGITRTEQSKFLTKPEFSQQHYQVPNQYHGPPTSSSVTYVTPPPVQNFQPETYVHPNKYAAKEQVYQQQNNISPQQILPQRYYNEYQQQPSLAPKGITSNAYESEELTYQPEVNIGNQLQAAQQKTVSANFARNVNKEPVYIDIPTMHLLTYYPNLDVSSGKTGLLVPRLTTATTNHISIPFYTSTLNQKPIVAGKQTYQIQYAPKYNSAPAASSTKHSSFQVTKSAIYTTPVNSKKFSSSALFSVPTYAPSDQTYAQGRQLLYTQAYIAPSQPQYVSQLVYTQPATVYMHATPVYSDVYARPPSYDQDNSLQGSVKYTAPLEEFHSAASIADELPNQGLGQQNSQSVTQNYVKDPEEPNTDLVPPQIPAQDFKSSATSLTPVSSHDEEPVPEQNYAGSSEPRSLLDSYVPSNLIAAQDSSKYQERPIKLERGFLPSKENFLYKKRKID; encoded by the exons ATG aaattttatttgatgcTGGGCTTGCTGTGCATCGGTGCGAATGGAGAAAAGAAGATCAACTTGGAGGACATAGAAAGGGATAATTTAAAAGTGGAAGGTATATCGAAATCCGGCATTACACGGACCGAGCAATCAAAATTCCTTACAAAGCCAGAATTTAGCCAACAACACTACCAAGTACCGAATCAATATCATGGACCACCGACTAGTTCATCGGTTACGTACGTAACCCCACCTCCAGTGCAAAAT TTCCAGCCAGAAACGTACGTTCACCCTAACAAGTACGCGGCGAAAGAACAAGTTTATCAGCAGCAGAACAACATCTCGCCGCAACAAATATTACCACAGCGATATTACAACGAATACCAACAGCAGCCGTCATTAGCCCCAAAAGGAATCACGTCAAATGCCTATGAGTCGGAAGAATTGACTTATCAACCGGAAGTGAATATTGGCAATCAGTTGCAGGCTGCACAACAAAAAACAGTTTCGGCGAACTTCGCGAGAAATGTGAATAAAG AACCGGTATACATCGACATACCCACGATGCATCTTCTGACTTATTACCCGAATTTAGACGTAAGTTCTGGTAAAACCGGATTATTGGTACCGCGATTAACCACAGCAACGACCAATCATATATCTATCCCTTTCTATACGTCAACGCTAAATCAAAAGCCAATAGTAGCCGGGAAGCAAACTTACCAAATACAGTACGCACCAAAATATAATAGCGCACCTGCTGCTTCTTCGACCAAG CATTCGTCGTTTCAGGTTACGAAGAGTGCGATTTATACAACTCCCGTCAACTCAAAGAAATTCTCTAGCTCTGCGTTATTCAGCGTGCCAACTTACGCACCATCGGATCAAACGTATGCCCAAGGAAGGCAACTTCTATATACACAAGCGTACATTGCTCCGTCCCAGCCACAGTACGTTTCCCAGCTAGTGTACACTCAACCGGCAACGGTTTATATGCATGCCACGCCAGTTTACAGTGACGTTTACGCTCGTCCACCTAGCTACGATCAAGATAATTCTTTGCAAGGCAGCGTGAAATACACCGCGCCGCTTGAAGAGTTCCATTCCGCGGCATCAATTGCTGATGAGCTGCCGAATCAAGGTCTGGGGCAACAAAACAGTCAGAGCGTGACTCAGAATTACGTCAAG GATCCGGAAGAACCAAATACCGATCTAGTACCACCTCAAATACCAGCACAGGATTTCAAATCTAGTGCCACGTCTTTGACGCCCGTTTCGTCGCACGACGAAGAACCTGTtccagaacaaaattacgcagGCTCGTCCGAGCCTAGATCATTGCTAGACTCGTACGTTCCAAGCAATTTGATCGCAGCCCAAGATTCTTCCAA ATATCAAGAGAGGCCGATAAAGCTGGAAAGAGGTTTTCTTCCATCGaaagaaaatttcttatacAAGAAACGCAAGATTGACTAA
- the LOC126919994 gene encoding uncharacterized protein LOC126919994 isoform X2, protein MKFYLMLGLLCIGANGEKKINLEDIERDNLKVEGISKSGITRTEQSKFLTKPEFSQQHYQVPNQYHGPPTSSSVTYVTPPPVQNFQPETYVHPNKYAAKEQVYQQQNNISPQQILPQRYYNEYQQQPSLAPKGITSNAYESEELTYQPEVNIGNQLQAAQQKTVSANFARNVNKEPVYIDIPTMHLLTYYPNLDVSSGKTGLLVPRLTTATTNHISIPFYTSTLNQKPIVAGKQTYQIQYAPKYNSAPAASSTKVTKSAIYTTPVNSKKFSSSALFSVPTYAPSDQTYAQGRQLLYTQAYIAPSQPQYVSQLVYTQPATVYMHATPVYSDVYARPPSYDQDNSLQGSVKYTAPLEEFHSAASIADELPNQGLGQQNSQSVTQNYVKDPEEPNTDLVPPQIPAQDFKSSATSLTPVSSHDEEPVPEQNYAGSSEPRSLLDSYVPSNLIAAQDSSKYQERPIKLERGFLPSKENFLYKKRKID, encoded by the exons ATG aaattttatttgatgcTGGGCTTGCTGTGCATCGGTGCGAATGGAGAAAAGAAGATCAACTTGGAGGACATAGAAAGGGATAATTTAAAAGTGGAAGGTATATCGAAATCCGGCATTACACGGACCGAGCAATCAAAATTCCTTACAAAGCCAGAATTTAGCCAACAACACTACCAAGTACCGAATCAATATCATGGACCACCGACTAGTTCATCGGTTACGTACGTAACCCCACCTCCAGTGCAAAAT TTCCAGCCAGAAACGTACGTTCACCCTAACAAGTACGCGGCGAAAGAACAAGTTTATCAGCAGCAGAACAACATCTCGCCGCAACAAATATTACCACAGCGATATTACAACGAATACCAACAGCAGCCGTCATTAGCCCCAAAAGGAATCACGTCAAATGCCTATGAGTCGGAAGAATTGACTTATCAACCGGAAGTGAATATTGGCAATCAGTTGCAGGCTGCACAACAAAAAACAGTTTCGGCGAACTTCGCGAGAAATGTGAATAAAG AACCGGTATACATCGACATACCCACGATGCATCTTCTGACTTATTACCCGAATTTAGACGTAAGTTCTGGTAAAACCGGATTATTGGTACCGCGATTAACCACAGCAACGACCAATCATATATCTATCCCTTTCTATACGTCAACGCTAAATCAAAAGCCAATAGTAGCCGGGAAGCAAACTTACCAAATACAGTACGCACCAAAATATAATAGCGCACCTGCTGCTTCTTCGACCAAG GTTACGAAGAGTGCGATTTATACAACTCCCGTCAACTCAAAGAAATTCTCTAGCTCTGCGTTATTCAGCGTGCCAACTTACGCACCATCGGATCAAACGTATGCCCAAGGAAGGCAACTTCTATATACACAAGCGTACATTGCTCCGTCCCAGCCACAGTACGTTTCCCAGCTAGTGTACACTCAACCGGCAACGGTTTATATGCATGCCACGCCAGTTTACAGTGACGTTTACGCTCGTCCACCTAGCTACGATCAAGATAATTCTTTGCAAGGCAGCGTGAAATACACCGCGCCGCTTGAAGAGTTCCATTCCGCGGCATCAATTGCTGATGAGCTGCCGAATCAAGGTCTGGGGCAACAAAACAGTCAGAGCGTGACTCAGAATTACGTCAAG GATCCGGAAGAACCAAATACCGATCTAGTACCACCTCAAATACCAGCACAGGATTTCAAATCTAGTGCCACGTCTTTGACGCCCGTTTCGTCGCACGACGAAGAACCTGTtccagaacaaaattacgcagGCTCGTCCGAGCCTAGATCATTGCTAGACTCGTACGTTCCAAGCAATTTGATCGCAGCCCAAGATTCTTCCAA ATATCAAGAGAGGCCGATAAAGCTGGAAAGAGGTTTTCTTCCATCGaaagaaaatttcttatacAAGAAACGCAAGATTGACTAA